Within Lolium rigidum isolate FL_2022 chromosome 5, APGP_CSIRO_Lrig_0.1, whole genome shotgun sequence, the genomic segment tggcatagaacataagaaattatcgatacgtcggagacgtatcaaccggcaCGCCACACGGCGGCTCcccgcggcggagcgcttgcacttgagccgccaggcttcctccacggtgtccggcgagcgggatcgcttcgatccgctcgccggcgaggcgctactacggcggcgggagtccatgcaggtggcggcgggtggaatgccgcgcgggggagggaggaattgctcgccggagcagggtgGAGGCGGCAGcgtcgcacggcggagctagggttgcgagtgaggggttaacccctcactcgcacctgcgcccggtataagtagggggcggaggggccgatttcctgggccccgtattccgccgaaacggggcggcccgaatacggggcctgctagacggcccaaaccgcgcctgccccgtatctcgccggaattttacggggtgggcgggttataaggggcctgttagacatgctcttagcatCGGCCGCGTGGGCAGGTCGGCGAGCTTCTCGCTGGCAGTCGTACATGTAGTCCAACAGCGGCATGGTAAACCAGGAAAAACCCGACCTCTGAAAGCATCACGATCGTAACGCATGACCGCGCCTCCggcggcacggcggcgccgcGATTCCTGTCGCTCCCCACCTCGACCTGCTCCTGAGAAGATGCACCCGCCACGAGAATGATCTTTGTCAATGTAGCCGTCCGGCGACGACCCGCCTCGGAGCCCCGTCTGCCCAGAACACACGCATCTTGGCCGACCTCTTGCAGGACGATGTCCCTTGGATGCGGATGTGGAAGCCAACGACGGCGTGGGATATCCTAACGGCGGCGTGGTATGGCGGGAGCGGGGCCGGAGTGGCCTGTGGCGGCGGGACTGGAGCTGGAGGAACCACTCACGTCGCTGTGCGGCGGCGTCGTATGGCGGGGGCGGGGGCCGGAGTGGcctgtggaggcggcggcggcaggactgGAGCTGGAGGAACCGAGGAACCACTCGCGTCGCTATGTGCGAGATTTTTTCGCCTGCGTGGGTGTGAAGGAGACTGGACGGAGGGTTGATTAGCCGATTTAGGAGGGGCTATTGCAAAAAGGCTGACGACGTACCACGGTCGCATAGCCATTTAATACTGTAGTAAAGATTATTATCTTTTCagtccaaaaaaaaattagtatcttttgatattaatatattctctttatcaaaAAACGGGTGATCGAGCTTGCGTGAAGCAAAAAGCTAGTAGCTGGTAACTAGCTCCTGATGCGACCTGTGGCCATGCATTCAATCCGACAAATAATTATAGTGCGAGATCCACCCATCTTTTTTCCAGCTACCGGGCGATCGAATCCGAACGTTTTCCATTTAATTATCTTGCATAAATAACGGCTCCTGCCCGTCCAGCGATAAAGAGATATGTAGAATTTAATGTTAAAATGGCTACCGCGCATACCATACCATACGCGCACCATACAGTACACCATACGACCGCCGGACCGGCCTATATAACGAGGGTATTGACACTGTCACTCGTCACATCGATCCAGGCTCTTTGACACTGTCACTCGTCACATCGATCCAGGCTCCCAAATCGTGTGGCAGGGCATCATCAAGAGTACTCGAGGTTACTCGCCCGACCACCGATCATGGACGTTGAAACCCCAGCTCAGACACAGCCCCTCGAGCAGCAGCAGATagctagcgccgccgccgccggtgtcgCGGCTAAACCGCTCCACCGTAACCCCCGCCTGGTCCTCAGCTTCCTCCTCATGGTCGTCGGCTGGACGAGCGGGCCACTCCTCCTCCGCACCTACTTCCTCCACGGCGGGAACCGCAAGTGGCTTTCTAGCCTGCTCCAGACCGCCGGATGGCCGCTCCTGCTCGCGCCGCTCACCGCCTCGTTCCTCTCTCGCCGCCGGTGCTCAACCAACAAAACGCCGGTCTTCTTTATCTCGCCCCTGCTCCTGGCCGCGAGCGTCGTGCTCGGCATCATGGCCGGGCTCGACAACCTCCTCTACGCCTTCGGCCTGGACTACCTGCCCGTGTCCACCTCCTCCGTCCTCATGTCCACGCAGCTCGCCTTCACGGCCGGCTTCGCTTTGGTGCTCGTGCGCCAGCGGTTCACGGCCTTCTCCGTCAATGCCGTGGTGCTGCTCAGCGTCGGCGCTGCCATGCTGGGGATGAACGGGGGAGGGGACCGCCCGGCGGGGGTGACGAGAGTGCAGTACTACGCGGGGTTCGGCTTGACGCTCGGCGCTGCCGCGCTGTACGGGCTCATACTGCCCGTCATGGAGCTCAGCCAGGCGCGGCACGTCGCGCGCGCCCGCTGCGCCGTCACTTACACGCTGATCATGGAGATGCAGGTCGTCATCGGGTTCTCGGCCACAGTCTTCAGCATCATCGGCATGATCGTCAACAATGATTTCCACGTAAGTTTAAGTTTAACGTACGCGACTACGCGCTCACGTACGTGTAAACGAATCTATACGCTCCGGGTCACAGATTTATGGACATGCCGTATAATTAGTCTTCTCATTACACTTTGTTAATAAAGAAACGTGTACTTGAATTGCTAGAGGTAAGTTAACCGAAGAGCAACCAAATGCAGGCAATCCCACGTGAAGCCCAGGAGTTCGGGCTCGGCAAGGCAGGCTACTACGTGCTGCTGGTCGGTGCCGCCATCATGTACCAGTTGATTTCCCTTGGCATCATGGGCGCAGTATTTTACGGTTCGGCGCTGCTCGGCGGCGTCATCATGACTGTCCTCATCCCTGTCACTGAGGTGCTCGCCGTCCTATTCTTCCACGAGCCGTTCAACGGCATCAAAGGCATAGCAATCGCCCTCTCGGTTTGGGGCTTCGTCTCCTACTTCTATGGTGAGATGCAGATCGATGCGCAGCCGTCCAACAAGCCCTCAAATATAGAAAAATTAGATCTTTAAATGATCTTTTGTGATCATATTGTGGTGTTGGTCCTCGATTTGTAGGTCAGTCCATTGTAACCATGAAACTTTCGTTGTACTGCTATGAAGCTATGTTCgctgaaaataaaataaattattAGATGAGTGAGGTATATATTTAGCTGTGTGCAAGAATTGATGCAAATACCAGCGCTATGTGTTCTTtgtaaaaaagaagaaaaacgagATGTAGTTTAAGTTAAGGAGGCCCCTAGTGATCCGGAAAAAAATCCTATACGACCTGGGTCGTACGACTCCATGGCTGGACCAACTCCTACGCCTGACACCTGGCGACCCCAATCTCAAAGCAAGCAAGAACACGTTCCTGATGTCAAATTCAATATGATTTCGTTCCTTTCTTCACAATTGCTGCCGCTCCTCGCCATGGCCGGACTTATCCTGTTCGCTGGGTCGCTCCAGCCACGGCCATCCATCGTCGCTCGCTGCTCTTCCCCGGAATCTACAGCCACGCTCCTCGCTGCGGCGCACTCCTGCCACGGCAACCTTCCTCGACGCCGTCGCTTGCAGCAGGACCGTCGCTCTAACCACGGCCAACGTCCTCGACGCCCGGCGTTTGCGGCACGGCTGGCGCTCTAGCCACGGCCAACGTCCCCGGCGCTGTTGCTTGCGGCAGCGCAGGAGGACCACCCTATTTGCTTGCTGGTAATCGGGAACTGCGATTCTAGCCAGGTTTGCTTTAAGATTAGCGTTGCCAGGTGTCGGGCGGAGGAGTTGGTCCAGCCGTGGGAGACGTACGACCCAGGTCGTATAGGATTCTTTTCGTAGTGATCCGCCAGTTCGAGACTTTTCTTGGTTCTTGGTGGATCGTGTCATCCACCTTTTCTTTTATTGATGGGACACTCATCAGTTTCCCTCCTATATTATTTCGGGTTTTGGTCTTTTTTCATACAGACTTACAGCCGACTAAGAAGCTAAAAAAAAGTCAGTTACAAGTTAACTTGGAAAATTAAATTGAAAAATAGATTTAGGTATAAAATTTGAAACTGCGCACATATGCAATTACATATCCATATGTAATTGCACACATATTTGCTAAAAAACAACTACAAGCCCAGATACAAGTTAACatgaaaaaatcaaagaaataatAAAGTACAAAATTCCGAACAATATGTAGTTACACATCTGTGTGCAATTACACACATATGCGCAAGACGCACACATACGCTATTGCACACGTATGtgcaattgcatataaaaaagacCTGACATCAACCACCTCTAAAAAAATAGGCTGAGGCAAAACCGGCATATGATCGACCATTAAACATCACATGCTGCACAAAAACAATAATTGGTGTGATTCATCTCGTTTAAAAAATAATTAGTGTGATTATTTTTTTAAAGTAAAATTAGTGTGACTATTGATGTACGATGGATGGTAGAAAAATTGACCAGACGGAGGGGAAGAGGGGGATGTGGCACTGTCCACGTGGAAATAAATAAGGCTTGCAAGAACAAAAGAGAAAATAACACAACATTGACTTGGTTCTTAAAAACCGTTTTTAAGGCATGTGTGTAGATATATACAAATTAGGAACAAGTGATATGAACGGTCTCACATAGTGATAATAGAATTCTAGAAAGAAACAACCGCACAAAAACTATGAatgtgaatttcaaaaaaaaatataaatgtgACAAAATCACTTAGTTTTCTAAAACAGAACGAAACTGAATGAAACCTTGAAACTGGGTGAATCCAAAGATTTGCCGCGCTGTAAATGCGAGTGAGAGCATGCCCAGCTCTATGCGTAGGCAGTTGAGGTAGGCCTGGGCGGCAAAAATTA encodes:
- the LOC124653082 gene encoding purine permease 3-like is translated as MDVETPAQTQPLEQQQIASAAAAGVAAKPLHRNPRLVLSFLLMVVGWTSGPLLLRTYFLHGGNRKWLSSLLQTAGWPLLLAPLTASFLSRRRCSTNKTPVFFISPLLLAASVVLGIMAGLDNLLYAFGLDYLPVSTSSVLMSTQLAFTAGFALVLVRQRFTAFSVNAVVLLSVGAAMLGMNGGGDRPAGVTRVQYYAGFGLTLGAAALYGLILPVMELSQARHVARARCAVTYTLIMEMQVVIGFSATVFSIIGMIVNNDFHAIPREAQEFGLGKAGYYVLLVGAAIMYQLISLGIMGAVFYGSALLGGVIMTVLIPVTEVLAVLFFHEPFNGIKGIAIALSVWGFVSYFYGEMQIDAQPSNKPSNIEKLDL